The Acropora palmata chromosome 10, jaAcrPala1.3, whole genome shotgun sequence genome contains a region encoding:
- the LOC141893780 gene encoding kinesin-like protein KIF12 has product MEEASSSKPLRMREELFEDEERTPSYDSDSPSDTPSVHGDASASTSARSSRSSNLGSGLSSRSASTSESDIETDSSDNVRVVARVRPLNLSEKERGDKNIIKLPFDSSGAFWIDNSFGQIKPFTFNAAFGEETSQQEMFEQCGIKNLVEMAVAGYSCTAFAYGQTGSGKTYTITGPMENSTDKERFIPDPDMQGLIERCFHFLFELKENSLDVEFTIKASYLEVYNEKVQDLLNPSSARDSLPVRWSRSRGFYVENLFFVECDTVDDLTAVLEEGLSNRQVGSHMMNDHSSRSHSMLTVYIDTESSDPGDVSGYPIVKHGKLSLVDLAGSERVKETKSVGGAFTESQNINKSLLTLGNCISALSDPRKKSGHISYRDSKLTKLLADSLGGDGITLMIACISPSSYVVQDTLNTLRYAHRAKKIKNKPVVQMDPKETLILSLKREIKLLRTENAYFRQQLGLASSDSQTSLTSTDSETTIRTEHGSTPKGNITSPETADRFQVPEDTQRLTTASMAVGANSGLYDMLQEYMVENEHLRTTNVELFQSREEVTRHQMVLSRENDRLSKKLEELERVIVSSPMSLRTYSGVESLRGVERTSSLPDEYSFQGHSAGDARPSPLTQEEGHLERRNSHPLQSRHRRRASDPLRPSVATKFPPISNGPYPNFIGQSGWSEIPEDSSLSREAVPKPNNNFSKEHQDSSVPGPSQKSKPSVGAKKRSIPVTLSERQKPPNSYARIFAAQKQKKAKENETKIVKNGDSKQRVEPEEHVNGHKHHSDHFGPWRPVDSGIPASYDSTLELAERTRKELQELDSQIEHHKFMAQNRYNNNPPR; this is encoded by the exons ATGGAAGAGGCTAGTTCGTCAAAACCTCTTCGGATGAGGGAAGAGTTGTTTGAAGACGAAGAAAGGACGCCTTCTTACGATTCGGATTCTCCAAGTGACACTCCATCGGTTCACGG cgATGCAAGTGCTTCAACATCCGCAAGATCGTCTCGTTCCTCCAATCTTGGATCAGGCTTATCAAGCAGATCAGCGTCTACTTCCGAAAGTGATATTGAAACAGACAGCTCGGATAATGTGCGAGTTGTAGCGCG GGTAAGACCATTAAATCTCTCAGAAAAGGAAAGAGGAGACAAGAACATTATCAAGCTACCATTTGATTCAAGTGGAGCTTTCTGG ATTGATAATAGCTTTGGTCAAATAAAGCCATTTACATTCAATGCAGCATTTGGAGAAGAAACCTCACAACAGGAGATGTTTGAACAATGTGGTATCAAAAATCTAGTAGAGATGGCTGTTGCTGG TTATTCATGTACAGCTTTTGCTTATGGTCAGACAGGATCAGGCAAGACATATACGATCACAGGGCCTATG GAAAATTCCACTGATAAGGAGAGATTCATACCTGACCCTGACATGCAAGGTCTGATTGAGAG gTGTTTCCATTTCTTGTTTGAGCTGAAAGAGAATAGTCTTGATGTGGAGTTCACCATTAAAGCATCGTATTTAGAAGTATATAATGAAAAG GTTCAAGATTTATTGAATCCATCAAGTGCAAGAGACTCACTGCCTGTGCGCTGGTCCAGAAGCAGAGGCTTCTatgttgaaaatttgtttttcgttgaatGTGACACCGTAGATGATCTAACTGCAGTATTAGAGGAAG GCCTGAGTAATCGTCAGGTTGGTTCGCACATGATGAATGATCATTCCAGTAGAAGTCACAGCATGCTCACAGTATATATTGATACAGAATCG AGTGACCCTGGAGATGTTTCTGGTTATCCGATAGTGAAACACGGAAAGCTCAGTCTTGTCGATTTAGCAG GAAGCGAAAGAGTGAAGGAAACTAAGTCTGTTGGAGGAGCATTTACAGAATCGCAAAACATCAACAAGAGTTTGTTGACTTTAG GAAATTGCATATCTGCTTTGAGCGACCCAAGAAAGAAGAGTGGTCATATTTCATACCGAGATAGCAAACTAACTAAACTGCTGGCAGATAGTCTGGGTGGAGATGGAATCACCCTTATG ATTGCGTGTATTTCTCCATCTTCATACGTGGTGCAAGACACCTTGAACACCCTGAGGTACGCTCACCGCGCTAAGAAGATCAAGAACAAGCCTGTGGTGCAAATG gACCCAAAGGAAACACTTATTTTGAGTCTGAAGCGGGAGATTAAGTTGCTGCGAACAGAAAACGCTTATTTCCGACAGCAG CTGGGATTAGCAAGCAGTGATTCACAAACATCTCTGACGAGTACTGACAGTGAGACGACAATCCGAACCGAGCACGGAAGCACGCCAAAGGGGAACATAACATCTCCCGAGACAG CGGATCGGTTTCAAGTCCCAGAAGATACCCAAAGACTTACAACTGCCAG CATGGCAGTTGGAGCCAACTCTGGTCTGTATGACATGCTGCAAGAATATATGGTAGAAAACGAACACCTAAG GACGACAAACGTGGAACTTTTCCAAAGTCGGGAAGAGGTGACTAGACATCAAATG GTCTTATCGAGAGAAAATGATCGACTGAGTAAGAAATTGGAGGAGTTAGAAAG AGTAATCGTTTCCTCGCCAATGTCCTTGAGGACCTACTCTGGTGTGGAATCTCTTCGAGGTGTTGAACGCACCAGTTCCCTCCCCGACGAGTACTCTTTTCAAGGCCATTCCGCCGGTGATGCGCGTCCATCACCGCTTACTCAGGAAGAGGGCCATTTGGAGAGAAGAAATTCGCACCCAC TGCAATCTAGGCACCGTCGGCGAGCAAGCGATCCTTTGCGTCCCAGCGTGGCGACAAAATTCCCGCCAATTTCGAATGGGCCTTACCCAAACTTCATTGGCCAGAGTGGTTGGTCCGAGATACCGGAGGATTCGTCACTGTCACGGGAAGCTGTCCCAA AACCAAACAACAATTTCTCTAAAGAACACCAGGACAGCTCAGTACCAGGCCCCTCGCAAAAGTCAAAGCCTTCAGTGGGCGC aaaaaaaagatcaatTCCTGTTACACTGAGCGAACGTCAAAAACCCCCAAACAGCTACGCACGAATATTTGCAgctcaaaaacagaaaaaagcgaaagaaaatgaaacgaaaattgttaaaaatggCGATTCGAAGCAACGCGTGGAACCAGAAGAACACGTCAATGGCCATAAACATCACAGCGACCATTTTGGCCCTTGGCGGCCAGTGGATAGCGGTATTCCCGCCAGTTATGACTCAACACTAG AACTAGCTGAACGTACAAGAAAAGAGCTGCAAGAACTGGACTCGCAAATAGAGCACCACAAATTCATGGCACAGAATAGATATAACAACAATCCGCCCAGATGA
- the LOC141893786 gene encoding uncharacterized protein LOC141893786, producing the protein MAHMRSGLKPTVPSRHSPSKLPPVSTPVRAGWGTTTPPFTSVSNVDWTIEMVRGIRLKTGTKMPVSSRKSPSKSFVNDEPRTSSLQILPKHKENTVVPSPQNDMEKEIEKLKSKIMSLQKLIEQLKAEIKEKSATITELEKKLKTQETEFGEEKKKFKSIIIDKEKELAELKRVVTSKDTQINELKENFLNEKMEIKKEFDRELEELKAQHLKELFERDGKIKVMKMHMADVLKDKSRERQLQLEELTKELKRVTEETDVLKLKLKSMKSANQGQCQNCFVMEKQLQSKISELRDKEVVAIELQRLCSKMEKQLVQQDELLRQWAKNKGKLIG; encoded by the exons ATGGCTCATATGCGATCTGGTTTGAAGCCAACAGTTCCTTCTAGACATTCTCCGAGTAAATTGCCACCTGTTAGTACCCCTGTTAGGGCAGGCTGGGGAACAACCACTCCACCGTTTACTAGTGTAAGCAATGTAGATTGGACAATTGAAATGGTGAGAGGTATTCGACTGAAAACAGGGACTAAAATGCCAGTGTCAAGTAGAAAATCCCCAAGCAAGAGTTTTGTTAATGATGAGCCAAGGACATCATCCTTGCAGATTTTGCCAAAGCACAAGGAAAATACAGTTGTTCCATCACCGCAAAATGAcatggaaaaagaaattgag AAGCTTAAGTCGAAAATCATGTCTCTCCAAAAACTCATTGAACAGCTAAAAGCTGAAATCAAGGAGAAAAGTGCAACAATAACAGAACTGGAGAAGAAACTTAAGACACAG GAAACAGAGTTtggggaagaaaaaaagaaatttaaatccattattattgacaaagaaaaagagttggCAGAACTAAAGAGGGTTGTGACTTCCAAGGATACACAAATAAATGAGTTGAAAGAGAactttttgaatgaaaaaatggaaataaaaaaggag TTTGACAGGGAACTGGAGGAATTGAAAGCTCAACATCTTAAGGAGTTGTTTGAACGAGATGGCAAAATTAAGGTCATGAAAATGCACATGGCTGATGTGTTGAAAGACAAATCAAG AGAGAGACAATTACAGCTTGAAGAACTGACAAAAGAACTTAAGAGAGTTACTGAAGAAACAGATGTATTAAAGTTAAAATTGAAGTCCATGAAATCAGCTAATCAG GGCCAGTGTCAAAACTGTTTTGTGATGGAGAAACAACTTCAGTCAAAAATTTCTGAACTTAGAGACAAAGAAGTTGTTGCCATTGAGCTGCAGCGCCTGTgttcaaaaatggaaaaacaactTGTTCAGCAG GATGAACTACTGCGTCAGTGGGCAAAGAATAAAGGAAAGCTAATCGGATAA